A stretch of DNA from Candidatus Fonsibacter ubiquis:
AGAAAAATTGAGATAATTCCAAATTTTATTAAAAATTCTGAAGGTTCTTGCCTTGTAAGATTTGGCGAAACCCAAGTGGTTTGTACCGCTTCAGTGGATACAAAAGTTCCAAGATGGCTTGTTGGTTCTGGAAAAGGGTGGGTTACAGCAGAATATGGAATGTTGCCAAGATCAACCCATGAGAGGATGAGAAGGGAAGCAGCAGTTGGCAAAATTGGGGGTAGAACATCTGAAATTCAAAGATTAATTGGACGGTCGTTAAGAGCAGTTGTTAATTTAGGATTGTTAAATGAAAAATTAATTACCATTGATTGTGATGTTTTAACTGCAGATGGTGGAACAAGAACAGCTGCTATCACGGGTGGTTTTGTTGCATTAAAATTATGTATTGATCACTTGCTTAGACAAAAGGACATTAAAACAAATCCAATACAGCAATATATTGCAGCTATAAGCTGCGGAATAGTAGATAGTAAAATTCTATTAGATTTAAATTATGAAGAGGATAGTAAGGCAGAAATTGATGCAAATTTTGTTATAACAGAAAATATGCAGCTTGTTGAAATTCAGGCAACAGGAGAGAGAAAAACATTTTCAGATGAAGATTTAAATGAAATGCTGAGAATTTCAAAAAATGGAATTAAAGAAATAATACAACAGCAAAAGTCTTGTTTTGGAAAATAAGTTAAGTAGTTTAAAAAATATTAAATCTTTGTTGATAGCAACCAACAACAAAGGAAAACTCTTAGAAATAAAAAAATTATTACCAAAGCATATTACTTTTTATAGTCCCAAAGATTTTAATCTTTTGGAACCAATTGAGAATGCAAAAACATTTGAAGGAAATGCAGTAATAAAAGCAAAATATTGTGCACAAAAATCTAAATTAGTATCTTTATCTGATGATTCTGGACTTGAAATCTCAAGTTTAAGTGGAGAACCTGGAGTGTACTCAGCCCGTTGGGCAGGCAAAAATAAAAATTTTAAAATAGCTATTAAAAAAGTTTATATAAAAATAAAGAAAAAAAACAATTTAAAGAAATTAAACGCTGCTCGGTTTTATTGTTCCCTAGCTATCGCTTTTCCAAATGGAAATTATAAAACTTTTAGTGGGACTGTTAGTGGCAAAATTTCAACTAGACCTAGGGGAAATAACGGATTTGGTTATGATCCTATATTTATTCCAAAGGGATATAAAAAAACTTTTGGGGAGATGAAGGCTGATTTTAAAGATAAAATCAGTCATCGTTATAAAGCATTTAGTAAAATAAAAAAATATTTTAAATATTAATTATGGAAAATATTAAGTTTATTGATCAGAATTTAGAAAAGGGTCTTTACTTGGTCTCAACGCCTATTGGAAATTTAGCTGATATTACCATTCGTGCGTTAAATATTTTAAAAAAATCAGACATTATTTTATGTGAAGACAAAAGAGTTTCAAAAAAATTATTAGATTATTATGATATTAAAGTTCAATTATTTTCATATCATAAATTTAATGAAAAAGAGTCTGTTGAAAAAATATTAGAAATTTTTAAAAAAAATAAAATAGTATCACTTATTAGTGATGCAGGCACTCCTTTAATATCTGATCCTGGAAAAATATTAATTAACGAGATTGAAAAAAATAATATAAAAATTATTTCAATTCCTGGACCATCCGCTGTCACTGCCGCTTTTAGTTTGGCAGGTTATAGTGATGATTATTATTTTTATGGATTCTTACCTAAAAAATTGGGAGAGAGAAAAAAAGTCTATGAACAATTTTCAAATTTAGAAAGTTCTATAATTATTTTCTTGCCAGCCAGAGATTTAGTTTCAATTATTAAAGAAATGAAAGAATTTCTTGGGGATAGGCAGATTACAATTGCTAAAGAAATTACAAAAATTCATGAAAATATTATAAAAGGAAACTTGGATAATATTTTAGATAAAATTAAAACTGTTGTTCTAAAAGGTGAGGTGACAATAGTATTGTCATCTGAGGCGAATAAAAATAAAGATCAAAATATTGATATTAATAAAGAAATTTTAGATTTATCAAAAAAAATGAAAACTGCAGATCTTGCTAAATATTTAGCTAAAAAATTTAAATTTTCTAAAAAAGAAATTTATCAAAAAATTTTAATTTTCAATAAAAAATAATGAAATTTTTAAAAGTCATTTTTATATCTCTATTTTTAACTTCTTGTATTGGAAATTTAACATCAACTGTTTTTGGAATTGGCGTTAATATAAATTTAGATCCACGTTCACCCGGATTATATTTAGATGACAAGTTAGCAGAGACTTTAATTATGAAAAAAATAATTCAAAATAACTACAAACAAATTTTCCTAAACGTAAAAGTTATTGATGGGACAGCTTTATTAAGTGGTCGAGTTGAAAATGCTGAAGATAAATTAAAACTTACAAAATTTGCTTGGGAAACTGCAGGAATTAAAGCAGTGAGAAACGATATTGTGATCGCAGATGAGACTTCTTTTAAACAAAGAGCAAAAGATATTTTAATATCATCACAACTTAGTGCTGCTTTACTAATTAATAAAAAAATTAATTCTCGAAATTATAATTTAGAGACAATTAATGGAAAAATTTATATTTATGGAATGGCGAGAACTACAGCTGAAATGGAAGAGGTTATTAAAGAAGCTAAATTAATTCCGGATGTTGTAGAAGTTGTTCCAAGCATTATTCTTGCTGATAATTTATCTAGAAAAAATTATCTTTAATTTTTCTTATAATTAATAACGTCCGATGAAAAAGCAGCGATGGCTGCCATATTGAAAATATCAGAAACTTTTGATCTTAACGTTGCAATCTCAATTGGTTTATTTAACCCAATCAATAATGGACCAATCAATGTGCAGCCGCCAAGCTCTTTAAGTAACTTTGTAGAAATTGCAGCACTATGAATTGCTGGCATAATTAGAATGTTTGCTGGAGCTGATAATTTTGAAAATGGATAAATAGTTTTAAATTTTTGATTTAAAGCTACATCTGGTTGCATTTCACCTTCAAACTCAAAATCAACTTTTCTATTTTCTAATATATCTCTTGCTTCTCTTAAGTGAATGCTTCTTTCAGACATGGGTTTTCCAAATGTTGAATGGGCCAAAAATGCAATTCTTGGTGTAAAGCCTAAAATTTTTGCAACTCGAGCAGATGAGATTGCTATATCTGCTAAATTTTCTGCAGTTGGATATTCATGAACATTGGTGTCTGCAATAAAAACAGTTCCTTTTTTTGTAACAGCAATGGTGAGACCAAAAATAATTTCACCAGGTCTTTCATCAACCACATATTTAATATTTTCTAAAGTATCGCTAAAAGTTCTTGTCACACCCGTGACCATTGCATCTGCATCACCAAGATCAACCATGCAAGATCCAAAAACAATCCTATTAGTTCTAATTAGTCGGTCGCAATCTCTTTTTAAAAAACCTTTTCTTTGTAATCTTTTATAAATATGATTGGTATATCTTTCTCTTTGTTTTTCATCTTTAGAATTGTGAATTTCAATGGATTTATCTAAGGTTAATCCAAGATCCTTAAGTTGTTGTGCAATTTTTTCTGAACTACCAATTAAAACTGGTGTACCTAAACCATTATTTTTAAAATCAATTGCAGCTCTTAACATAGACTCTTCTTCACCTTCAGCAAAAATAACTCTTTTTTGTTTTTTTCTAACTTGGGCATAGATATTTTGTAAAAAACCAACGGAAGGATCTAATCTTGCAGCAAGACTATCCTTATAAGCTGAGAAATCTTCAATCTTTTTTTGAGCAACGCCACTCTTCATAGCAGCTTCAGCAACTGCTGCAGAGACATTTCTAATTAATCTTGGATCAAAGGGAGATGGAATAATATAATTTTTTCCAAATTTTGGTCGTTCACCACCATATGCCGCAACCACTTCATCCGGAACATCCTCTTTTGCAAGATCTGCTATGGCTTTTGCAGCTGCAATTTTCATCTCTTCATTAATTGTTTTTGCTCTACAATCTAGGGCTCCTCTAAAGATGTAAGGAAAACCTAAAACATTATTTACTTGGTTTGGATAATCAGATCTTCCGGTTGCAATAATTGCATCACTTCTTGTTTGTTCGATTAATTCAGGAAGAATTTCAGGATCTGGATTTGCGCAGGCAAAAATAATTGGATCTTTTGCCATGGATTTTACCATAGCTGGAGTTACTACATTTTTTGCAGATAAACCTAAAAATATATCCGCTCCTTTCATAGCCTCTTCTAAAGTTCTAAGTTTTGTATCTACGGCATGGGTTGATTTAAATTGATCTACTTTAGGTCGGCCTTTGTAGATAACTCCATCTCTATCTAGCATGACCACATTTTCATCAGGTAGGCCCATTGCCTTTAACAATGAAATACATGAAATGCCTGCAGCGCCTGCACCATTTGCAACAATTCTTACTTTTTTTATTGATTTTTTTACAATTTCTAATGCATTTAAAATTCCAGCTACTGTAATAATCGCAGTTCCATGCTGGTCATCGTGAAATACTGGAATTTTTAATTTATTTTTTAATTCTTGTTCAATAATAAAACAGTCTGGAGATGCAATGTCTTCTAAGTTAATACCTCCAAAACTATTTCCAATTTTTGCAATACAGTTAATAATTTCATCTGCATTTTGTGAATCAACTTCGATATCAATTGAATCAATATCAGCAAATCTTTTAAATAAAACAGCTTTTCCCTCCATTACTGGTTTTGAAGCAAGGGCACCTAAATTTCCAAGCCCTAGAATTGCAGATCCATTTGATATTACTGCAACAGTATTTCCTTTACTGGTGTAGTCGTAAGCTTTAGATGGATCTTTTGCGATTGCCTCAACGGGCACGGCAACACCTGGAGAATAGGCAAGTGCTAAGTCTCTTTGGGTAGACATTGGTTTACTTGCGATAATTTCAATTTTTCCAGGCTTGCCCTGACTATGATAATCTAGGGCTTCTTTTTCTGTAAACTTTTCCATAATATTGTTTTTAACAAAAATAAAACTGTAAGAAGAAGTTATTTTTCTTATATAAGTTCTTAGATTTTAAATTAAAACAAAGTTGAAACTAAATATCAAATGAATATTTTAAAGAATATCTCTTATTTTGGTTTTTCGACTTTTTTAAGTAGAATTCTTGGTTATTTGAGAGATACGTTAATTGCAGTCTTTCTTGGAACCTCTGCTGTTGCAGATGCCCTCTTTGTTGCTTTTAGAATACCAAACACGTTTAGATCTTTATTTGCAGAGGGATCTTTTAATTCTGCATTTATTCCAGCTTATGCAAAGAAAAAGGGAGGTAAAAAAAATTATTTTGCAAACCAAATATTAAATTTATTAGTAATTTTTATTCTTTTTATAATTTTTATTATCGAAATTTTTGCAGTAGAATTTTTATTTCTAATTTCACCTGGCTTTAAAGATATTGATGGAAAATTTGATCTTGCAGTAGACCTTAGTAGAATTACATTTCCTTTTTTACTGTTTATATCTATTTCATCTTTTTTATCTGCGATTTTAAATTCTAATGGAAAATTTTTAATCACTGCTGCAGCACCTATTATATTAAATATTTTATTAATATTATCCTTAGTTCTTTTTCATGATTCTCACATAGAAATAGCCTACGCTTCATCCTATGCCTTAACTCTTGCCGGAATTATTCAGGTTATTTTTTTATTTTTTTTTGCAAAAAAATATTTCAAACTTAACTTTAGTTTTATTATTAATATTAATAAACAAGTTAAATCTTTTTTTTGTAAACTATTACCCAGTGTTTTTGCCTCAGGGGTAAACCAAATAAACATATTAATAGGAACTATTATTGCTTCATTTGAAAGCGGAGCAGTCTCTTATTTATATTATGCAGATAGAATTTATCAGCTTCCCTTAGCTTTAACCGGTATTGCGATTGCAACAGTTATTTTACCAAGTTTATCAAAAGAAGTTTTCAGATCTAAGTTAACAAAGGTAAATTTTATACAAAATCGTTCTTTAGAATTATGTTTATTTTTGTCACTACCCGCGACAATTGGAATTTTCCTTGCTGCAAAACAAATTATATCTGCTTTATATGGCTATGGTTTTTTTGACAGTGAAAGCGTTGTTAATACCTCATCGGCTTTATTATTATTTGGAATTGGACTACCTGCATTTGCTTTAATTAAAATATATTCTAGCTTTTATTTTGCACGTGGTAATACCAAGTTTCCATTTTACTTGTCTTTATTTTCAGTAATTCTTAACGTTTCAATTAGTCTTACATTATTTAAAAATTATGGTTTTTTAATTATTCCATTAGCAACAAGTATTTCAGCTTGGCTAACGGTTTTAGTTTATCAATTTAATCTTATCAAATCTGGAAACCATTCCTTTGATAAATTATTTATAATAAGATTTATAAAATCAATTCTCTGTACCGCACTTATGGGGCTAATTCTTTCATTCTTATTAAATTTTTTTTCAATTGAATTAGAATCAAAGTCAGCAATAAAAGCTATTATTTTAATATCTGTAGTTTTATTCTCGGCTTTTGTGTACTTTTTAACTGCCTATTTTTTAAAAGCATTTCGTATTAAAGATTTAAAAGTTTAAATTTTAAATGATTAAAAATAGAATTTTGTCAGGAGTCCAGCCAACAGGAAACCTCCATCTTGGTAACTATTTAGGAGCTATTAAAAATTTTGTAAAATTACAAAGGGATTACGAGTGTTATTTTATGTTGGCTGATCTTCACTCAATTACTGTATTTCAAGACCCAAAACAATTAAGGGAAAACATAATCGAAACTGCAGCTGTTTTTCTTGCCTGCGGATTAGATCCAAAAAAAAATGTTATTTTTTGTCAGTCGAGTGTCACTGGGCATTCAGAATTAGCCTGGATATTTAATTGTGTTGCACGAATTGGTTGGCTGAACCGAATGACTCAATTTAAGGAAAAAGCAGGGTCGAATAAAGAAAAAGCAAGCGTTGGTCTTTATTCTTATCCAACTTTAATGGCAGCAGATATTTTACTTTATAAAGCAACTCATGTGCCCGTGGGTGAAGATCAAAAGCAACATCTTGAATTGTGTAGAGATATTGCAATGAAATTTAATAACGATTTTAATTGTAAAGATTTTTTTACATTACCGGAGCCAATTATTACAAAAGAAGTTGCAAGAATTATGAGTTTAAAAGATGGAACTAAAAAAATGAGCAAATCTGATGAGGCAGAGGCTTCAAGAATTAATTTAACAGATTCTGCAGATGATATTGTGCAAAAAATTAAAAAAGCAAAAACTGATAATGATTTAATTCCTGACACAGAATTTAAATTAGTAGACCGACCAGAGGCTAGAAATTTAATTAATATCTTTTCAATCTTGAATGGTAGTACAATTGAAAAAACATTAAAGGAATTAAGTGGTAAAAATTTTTCTGAATTAAAAAATAAACTTAGTGATGTTTTAATTAAAGAAATTGTTCCAATTGGAAAAAAGATAAAAGAATTTAAAAAAGATACAGAAGCAATAAAAAGAATATTAAAAATTGGTAGCGAGAAAGCAAACATTGAGTCTCAAAAAACTATAAAAGAAGTACATAAAATTATTGGATTATCTTTAAGTTAATGAGAAAAAATTACTTAGTTATTATTGACGAGAGTGATGAGTTAAAGAATGCAATTTATTTTGCGGCAAAAAGATCAGCAGTTAATAATGCTGATCTTATAATGCTTTATGTTGTTAGACCTGCTGTTAATACTGAATGGGCATCTGTTGGCAATCTTATTGAACAAGAAGAAACAAGTGAGGGAAAGAAAATTAGTAGACTTTGGTCTGCTGTGGTTGAGGAAAAATTTAAGATTAAACCGAAGATTATTATTAAAATGGGAGATAAAGTGGATGAAATAATTAAATTCCTCAAAGAGGATAAGACTATTCGATCCCTTGTGTTAGCCTCTTCTATTGAAAATGATAACCCGGGTCCTATTATTAAATCTTTATCAAAAAAGATGAATGATTTACCCGTGCCTTTAGTGATAATTCCAGGTCTTATCTCCGAAAAAGAACTTGATAATTTAATATAAGTTATTGAATTTTATATCTTTTTTTAAATAGTAATTACT
This window harbors:
- the rph gene encoding ribonuclease PH; this encodes MRKDNRDNLSLRKIEIIPNFIKNSEGSCLVRFGETQVVCTASVDTKVPRWLVGSGKGWVTAEYGMLPRSTHERMRREAAVGKIGGRTSEIQRLIGRSLRAVVNLGLLNEKLITIDCDVLTADGGTRTAAITGGFVALKLCIDHLLRQKDIKTNPIQQYIAAISCGIVDSKILLDLNYEEDSKAEIDANFVITENMQLVEIQATGERKTFSDEDLNEMLRISKNGIKEIIQQQKSCFGK
- the rdgB gene encoding RdgB/HAM1 family non-canonical purine NTP pyrophosphatase, which encodes MENKLSSLKNIKSLLIATNNKGKLLEIKKLLPKHITFYSPKDFNLLEPIENAKTFEGNAVIKAKYCAQKSKLVSLSDDSGLEISSLSGEPGVYSARWAGKNKNFKIAIKKVYIKIKKKNNLKKLNAARFYCSLAIAFPNGNYKTFSGTVSGKISTRPRGNNGFGYDPIFIPKGYKKTFGEMKADFKDKISHRYKAFSKIKKYFKY
- the rsmI gene encoding 16S rRNA (cytidine(1402)-2'-O)-methyltransferase encodes the protein MENIKFIDQNLEKGLYLVSTPIGNLADITIRALNILKKSDIILCEDKRVSKKLLDYYDIKVQLFSYHKFNEKESVEKILEIFKKNKIVSLISDAGTPLISDPGKILINEIEKNNIKIISIPGPSAVTAAFSLAGYSDDYYFYGFLPKKLGERKKVYEQFSNLESSIIIFLPARDLVSIIKEMKEFLGDRQITIAKEITKIHENIIKGNLDNILDKIKTVVLKGEVTIVLSSEANKNKDQNIDINKEILDLSKKMKTADLAKYLAKKFKFSKKEIYQKILIFNKK
- a CDS encoding BON domain-containing protein, which encodes MKFLKVIFISLFLTSCIGNLTSTVFGIGVNINLDPRSPGLYLDDKLAETLIMKKIIQNNYKQIFLNVKVIDGTALLSGRVENAEDKLKLTKFAWETAGIKAVRNDIVIADETSFKQRAKDILISSQLSAALLINKKINSRNYNLETINGKIYIYGMARTTAEMEEVIKEAKLIPDVVEVVPSIILADNLSRKNYL
- a CDS encoding NADP-dependent malic enzyme encodes the protein MEKFTEKEALDYHSQGKPGKIEIIASKPMSTQRDLALAYSPGVAVPVEAIAKDPSKAYDYTSKGNTVAVISNGSAILGLGNLGALASKPVMEGKAVLFKRFADIDSIDIEVDSQNADEIINCIAKIGNSFGGINLEDIASPDCFIIEQELKNKLKIPVFHDDQHGTAIITVAGILNALEIVKKSIKKVRIVANGAGAAGISCISLLKAMGLPDENVVMLDRDGVIYKGRPKVDQFKSTHAVDTKLRTLEEAMKGADIFLGLSAKNVVTPAMVKSMAKDPIIFACANPDPEILPELIEQTRSDAIIATGRSDYPNQVNNVLGFPYIFRGALDCRAKTINEEMKIAAAKAIADLAKEDVPDEVVAAYGGERPKFGKNYIIPSPFDPRLIRNVSAAVAEAAMKSGVAQKKIEDFSAYKDSLAARLDPSVGFLQNIYAQVRKKQKRVIFAEGEEESMLRAAIDFKNNGLGTPVLIGSSEKIAQQLKDLGLTLDKSIEIHNSKDEKQRERYTNHIYKRLQRKGFLKRDCDRLIRTNRIVFGSCMVDLGDADAMVTGVTRTFSDTLENIKYVVDERPGEIIFGLTIAVTKKGTVFIADTNVHEYPTAENLADIAISSARVAKILGFTPRIAFLAHSTFGKPMSERSIHLREARDILENRKVDFEFEGEMQPDVALNQKFKTIYPFSKLSAPANILIMPAIHSAAISTKLLKELGGCTLIGPLLIGLNKPIEIATLRSKVSDIFNMAAIAAFSSDVINYKKN
- the murJ gene encoding murein biosynthesis integral membrane protein MurJ encodes the protein MNILKNISYFGFSTFLSRILGYLRDTLIAVFLGTSAVADALFVAFRIPNTFRSLFAEGSFNSAFIPAYAKKKGGKKNYFANQILNLLVIFILFIIFIIEIFAVEFLFLISPGFKDIDGKFDLAVDLSRITFPFLLFISISSFLSAILNSNGKFLITAAAPIILNILLILSLVLFHDSHIEIAYASSYALTLAGIIQVIFLFFFAKKYFKLNFSFIININKQVKSFFCKLLPSVFASGVNQINILIGTIIASFESGAVSYLYYADRIYQLPLALTGIAIATVILPSLSKEVFRSKLTKVNFIQNRSLELCLFLSLPATIGIFLAAKQIISALYGYGFFDSESVVNTSSALLLFGIGLPAFALIKIYSSFYFARGNTKFPFYLSLFSVILNVSISLTLFKNYGFLIIPLATSISAWLTVLVYQFNLIKSGNHSFDKLFIIRFIKSILCTALMGLILSFLLNFFSIELESKSAIKAIILISVVLFSAFVYFLTAYFLKAFRIKDLKV
- the trpS gene encoding tryptophan--tRNA ligase, translating into MIKNRILSGVQPTGNLHLGNYLGAIKNFVKLQRDYECYFMLADLHSITVFQDPKQLRENIIETAAVFLACGLDPKKNVIFCQSSVTGHSELAWIFNCVARIGWLNRMTQFKEKAGSNKEKASVGLYSYPTLMAADILLYKATHVPVGEDQKQHLELCRDIAMKFNNDFNCKDFFTLPEPIITKEVARIMSLKDGTKKMSKSDEAEASRINLTDSADDIVQKIKKAKTDNDLIPDTEFKLVDRPEARNLINIFSILNGSTIEKTLKELSGKNFSELKNKLSDVLIKEIVPIGKKIKEFKKDTEAIKRILKIGSEKANIESQKTIKEVHKIIGLSLS
- a CDS encoding universal stress protein, which produces MRKNYLVIIDESDELKNAIYFAAKRSAVNNADLIMLYVVRPAVNTEWASVGNLIEQEETSEGKKISRLWSAVVEEKFKIKPKIIIKMGDKVDEIIKFLKEDKTIRSLVLASSIENDNPGPIIKSLSKKMNDLPVPLVIIPGLISEKELDNLI